Proteins encoded within one genomic window of Nitrospina gracilis 3/211:
- the mqnE gene encoding aminofutalosine synthase MqnE — MVFEFLDARLKPIEDKVKAGERLSFDDGVVLFQTPDLLGVGRLATIVRERKNGDNAFFIHNRHINPTNVCIHTCNFCAFGVKPDAPNAYEKSLDEIFSDAQAYQNGKVSEFHIVGGLHPDWPYKVYLDMVRGLKERFPDVHLQAFTAVELDYLARLAGKPLKDTLEELYAAGLGSIPGGGAEIFAKRARKKICNDKITGERWLEVHETAHGVGLKSNATMLYGHLEFAEERVDHLVRLRELQDKTGGFVTFIPLAFHPENTNLHFLPPTSGQLDLRALAVSRLMLDNFPHIKAFWIMISPKIAQLSMSFGADDMDGTVVEEKIIHAAGATTDQIFHQREIIDMIVESGRLPMERDTLYEDTHLAAV; from the coding sequence GTGGTGTTTGAGTTTCTGGATGCGCGGCTGAAACCGATTGAAGACAAAGTGAAAGCGGGCGAACGGTTGTCGTTCGACGACGGCGTGGTGCTGTTCCAGACGCCGGACCTGCTGGGCGTCGGCCGGCTGGCGACCATCGTGCGCGAGCGCAAAAACGGCGACAACGCCTTCTTCATCCACAACCGCCACATCAACCCGACCAACGTCTGCATCCACACCTGCAACTTCTGCGCGTTCGGCGTCAAACCCGACGCCCCCAACGCCTACGAAAAATCGCTCGACGAAATTTTCTCCGACGCGCAGGCCTACCAGAACGGCAAGGTCAGCGAGTTCCACATCGTCGGCGGCCTGCATCCGGACTGGCCTTACAAGGTGTACCTCGACATGGTGCGCGGCCTGAAGGAACGTTTTCCCGATGTCCATCTGCAGGCGTTCACCGCGGTGGAGCTGGACTACCTCGCGCGCCTCGCGGGCAAGCCGCTCAAGGACACGCTGGAGGAACTGTACGCGGCGGGGCTGGGATCGATCCCCGGCGGCGGCGCGGAGATCTTCGCCAAACGCGCGCGCAAGAAAATCTGCAACGACAAGATCACCGGCGAACGCTGGTTGGAGGTTCATGAGACGGCGCACGGCGTCGGACTCAAAAGCAACGCCACCATGCTGTACGGTCACCTGGAGTTTGCCGAGGAGCGCGTCGATCACCTGGTGCGCCTGCGCGAGTTGCAGGACAAAACCGGCGGTTTCGTCACCTTCATCCCGCTGGCGTTCCATCCGGAAAACACCAACCTGCACTTCCTGCCGCCGACGTCGGGTCAACTGGACCTGCGGGCGCTGGCGGTCAGCCGTCTCATGCTCGACAACTTTCCGCACATCAAGGCGTTCTGGATCATGATCTCGCCCAAGATCGCGCAGCTTTCCATGTCCTTCGGCGCGGACGACATGGACGGCACCGTGGTCGAGGAGAAAATCATCCACGCCGCGGGTGCGACCACGGACCAGATTTTCCATCAGCGCGAGATCATCGACATGATCGTCGAGTCCGGCCGCCTGCCCATGGAACGCGACACGCTTTACGAAGACACCCACCTCGCAGCGGTTTAA
- a CDS encoding UbiA-like polyprenyltransferase, whose translation MWEQLKIIFADIKIQHTVFALPFAVMSAFLAAEGLPTWEQLLWILLCMFGARNAAMAFNRIVDARLDSKNPRTENRALPAGKVGMGQYWAFLIVSSAVFIFAAGMLNRLALWLSPVALAIVFFYSITKRFTPYSHVFLGFALSVAPVGAWVAIREEISFTSLVLGAAVVFWLTGFDIIYACMDVEADKKNRLHSIPEHFGVGRGLLFARAAHAMMVLFLLGVMALSPLLGVTYLVGVLAVAGLLIYEHSLVREDDLTRVNIAFFNVNGLISLTLMTLVIIDCMWV comes from the coding sequence ATGTGGGAACAACTGAAAATCATCTTCGCCGACATCAAAATCCAACACACCGTGTTCGCCCTGCCATTCGCCGTGATGAGCGCCTTCCTCGCCGCCGAGGGCCTGCCCACCTGGGAGCAACTGCTGTGGATCCTGCTCTGCATGTTCGGCGCGAGAAACGCGGCCATGGCGTTCAACCGCATCGTTGACGCCCGCCTCGACTCGAAAAACCCGCGCACCGAAAACCGCGCCCTGCCCGCGGGCAAGGTGGGGATGGGACAGTACTGGGCGTTTCTCATCGTGTCGTCCGCCGTCTTCATTTTCGCCGCCGGGATGCTGAACCGCCTCGCCCTGTGGCTGTCGCCGGTCGCGCTGGCCATCGTCTTTTTCTACTCGATCACCAAACGCTTCACCCCGTACTCGCACGTGTTCCTCGGCTTCGCCTTGTCGGTGGCACCGGTGGGAGCATGGGTGGCGATCCGCGAGGAAATTTCCTTCACCTCGCTGGTGCTGGGCGCGGCGGTGGTGTTCTGGCTCACCGGTTTCGACATCATTTATGCGTGCATGGACGTCGAGGCCGACAAGAAGAACCGGTTGCACTCCATCCCGGAGCATTTTGGGGTTGGACGTGGACTGCTGTTCGCCCGCGCCGCGCACGCCATGATGGTGCTGTTCCTGCTGGGCGTGATGGCGCTCTCTCCCTTGCTCGGCGTGACGTATCTGGTGGGCGTGCTGGCCGTGGCGGGACTGCTGATCTACGAGCATTCCCTTGTCAGGGAAGACGACCTGACGCGCGTCAACATCGCCTTCTTCAACGTGAACGGACTCATCAGCCTCACCCTCATGACCCTGGTCATCATCGACTGCATGTGGGTGTAG
- a CDS encoding DUF1326 domain-containing protein, which translates to MPEIKWRLKGKWLKNCNCDYGCPCDFNAEPTHHVCEGMVAMDIEEGHFGDVDLGGLRWAGMYKWPGPLHEGNGTILPIVDERADAKQREALLTIMSGQEQSEGAVFAVFMSLVSRVLEPKFAPIDFEFDLKKRSARCRIPGLLDTASDPIKNPVTGDPHRILINLPEGFEYEVAEVAAATYIRGEGGY; encoded by the coding sequence ATGCCGGAAATCAAGTGGAGACTGAAAGGAAAGTGGTTGAAGAATTGCAATTGCGATTATGGATGTCCTTGCGACTTCAATGCCGAGCCCACCCATCACGTCTGCGAAGGCATGGTGGCCATGGATATTGAAGAAGGTCATTTCGGCGATGTCGATCTTGGCGGACTGCGCTGGGCCGGGATGTATAAATGGCCGGGTCCCCTGCACGAAGGCAACGGCACCATCCTGCCCATCGTGGATGAACGAGCCGATGCGAAACAACGCGAAGCCTTGCTCACCATCATGAGCGGTCAGGAGCAGTCCGAGGGAGCGGTGTTTGCCGTATTCATGTCCCTGGTATCCAGGGTGTTGGAACCGAAATTCGCCCCCATTGATTTCGAATTCGATCTCAAGAAGAGGTCTGCCCGGTGCCGCATTCCCGGTCTCCTCGACACCGCCAGCGACCCGATTAAAAATCCCGTCACCGGCGATCCACACCGCATTTTGATCAACCTTCCGGAAGGCTTCGAATACGAAGTGGCGGAAGTGGCTGCCGCCACCTACATTCGGGGGGAGGGGGGATATTGA
- a CDS encoding DUF2182 domain-containing protein, giving the protein MRALETVFKHDRWLVAAGLLAIALLSWWYLASMAADMGSMSMLQPEPAHQRAHVVWLFWMWAVMMVAMMTPSAAPMVLTFSAIHRKQGDSSKTALATLLFVSGYLLVWTVFSLGAALLQWGLHGAAWVSPMMASQSHLLSAVLLFLAGVYQWLPVKEVCLRHCRSPLDFFLLQWKTGSFGAFSMGWYHGLYCVGCCWLLMLLLFVNGVMNLLWVGVLAVFVLIEKVVPLGMWWSRVTGLLLVAWALLLVVQ; this is encoded by the coding sequence ATGCGCGCCCTGGAAACGGTTTTCAAGCATGACCGCTGGTTGGTGGCGGCCGGACTGCTGGCCATCGCGCTTCTTTCATGGTGGTATCTCGCGTCAATGGCCGCCGATATGGGGTCGATGTCGATGCTCCAGCCGGAGCCGGCCCATCAGCGTGCCCATGTTGTGTGGCTGTTCTGGATGTGGGCGGTGATGATGGTGGCCATGATGACCCCTTCCGCCGCACCCATGGTGCTGACCTTTTCCGCCATACATCGAAAGCAAGGCGATTCCTCCAAAACGGCTCTGGCCACTCTGTTGTTTGTCTCGGGATACCTGTTGGTGTGGACGGTGTTCAGCCTGGGGGCGGCGCTTTTACAATGGGGACTGCACGGGGCGGCCTGGGTGTCACCCATGATGGCAAGCCAAAGTCATCTCTTGAGTGCGGTTCTCTTGTTCCTGGCGGGGGTATATCAATGGCTTCCGGTCAAGGAGGTCTGCCTTCGGCATTGCCGGTCGCCGCTCGATTTTTTTCTATTGCAGTGGAAAACAGGGTCTTTCGGAGCCTTTTCCATGGGCTGGTATCACGGTCTTTACTGCGTGGGTTGTTGCTGGTTGCTCATGCTTCTGCTGTTTGTAAATGGGGTCATGAACCTGTTATGGGTGGGCGTGCTGGCCGTTTTTGTGCTTATTGAAAAGGTCGTGCCTCTGGGAATGTGGTGGAGCCGCGTGACGGGGCTCCTTCTGGTTGCGTGGGCCCTTCTGCTTGTGGTCCAATAA
- a CDS encoding pentapeptide repeat-containing protein translates to MTADDRDFSGRELKEMDFSGRDLSQSDFAEADLTSANLSNCILTYSQFYRARLLQVQAETADVSQSSLLEANMSHSRFTGASFVESELEGADLRHSNFTNANFSEANLTGAYLEGANLEGANFQRAELKAGALKQAVFRNANLFEADLRYTRVDEADFTGANLEGADFTGSDLYNVRFNDANVKDADFTEVDISGCDFTGAKHLTCGQIESAIFQKDTVAFPEYISIRWLDDNEYECACET, encoded by the coding sequence ATGACGGCAGACGATCGCGATTTCAGCGGCCGCGAATTGAAGGAGATGGATTTCAGTGGCCGTGATTTGAGCCAGTCGGATTTCGCGGAAGCGGATTTGACGTCGGCCAACCTGTCGAACTGCATTCTCACCTATTCGCAGTTTTACCGTGCGCGGCTGTTGCAGGTCCAGGCGGAGACGGCAGACGTCTCCCAGTCCAGCCTGCTGGAAGCCAACATGAGCCACAGCCGTTTCACCGGGGCGTCGTTTGTCGAATCGGAACTGGAAGGAGCGGACCTGCGTCATTCCAACTTCACCAACGCCAATTTCTCCGAAGCCAACCTCACCGGAGCCTACCTGGAAGGCGCGAATTTGGAAGGAGCCAATTTCCAGCGGGCGGAATTGAAAGCGGGGGCTCTGAAGCAAGCCGTGTTCCGCAACGCCAACCTGTTCGAAGCTGACCTGCGTTACACGCGCGTGGATGAAGCCGATTTCACCGGCGCGAACCTGGAAGGGGCCGACTTCACCGGCTCCGACCTGTACAACGTCAGGTTCAACGACGCGAACGTGAAGGATGCAGACTTCACCGAGGTGGACATTTCGGGATGCGATTTCACCGGCGCGAAGCACCTCACCTGCGGCCAGATCGAGTCGGCGATTTTCCAAAAAGACACGGTCGCCTTTCCCGAATACATTTCAATCCGCTGGCTCGACGACAACGAATACGAGTGCGCCTGCGAGACTTAG
- the alaS gene encoding alanine--tRNA ligase, whose protein sequence is MTGNEIRHLFLKYFEDRGHTVVPSDALVPKNDPSLLFTNAGMVQFKNVFLGQEKRDYTRAASSQKCVRAGGKHNDLEMVGRTARHHTFFEMLGNFSFGDYFKKEAIAYAWEFLTEIVKLPKDKLYISIYKDDEDAFQIWKNDIGLADDRIYRLGEEDNFWAMGNTGPCGPCSEIYIDQGEALGCGKPTCAVGCDCDRYLEIWNLVFMQYDRDEAGNMEPLPSPCIDTGMGLERLAAVLQGQPSNYDSDIMMGLIQHAAKITGKPYNASHENDVSLRVIADHARAATFLINDGVLPSNEGRGYVLRRIMRRALRHGKLLDQEKPFFHHITEDVIEKFQDVYADLKTNREFIQKVVTNEEVSFNNTLTFGTERLNEILDRLRQENKTTIPGEEVFKLYDTFGFPVDLVEETAKDTGFELDMSGFDRAMKEQREKAMASWKGSGEKQIAPIYTKIVQEHGGTLFDGYGGTEGEGRVLALLKDQKPVESAGEGDEIELVLDETPFYGESGGQVGDIGWAFHDRGRLEVTDTQKPLNNLIVHKAKVTQGTVSKGDALNLQVDARKRIDTANNHSATHLLHAALKEVLGPHVKQAGSLVEADRLRFDYTHFSPLTEEERERIEALVNEQIRANHEVETKVVSMEDALEEGAVALFGEKYDDHVRVVNVPGFSKELCGGTHVPATGTIGFFKITHEGGIASGVRRIEAVTGSRAYEWLQNEFGQLSGIRKLLKAQPNEEVNKIKKMMDRQRELEKEISALKDKLISGKGGGASLMDEVKQVSGVSLLVKKLEGMDAKTLRSFIDNAKNQIQSGVVVAGSNDNGKVMLAAGVTKDLTDRFHAGNILKEIAGIVGGSGGGRPDMAQAGGSQPEKLDDALNAVPGLLEK, encoded by the coding sequence ATGACAGGCAACGAGATACGACATCTGTTTTTGAAATATTTTGAGGACCGCGGCCACACCGTGGTGCCCAGCGACGCGCTGGTGCCGAAAAACGACCCCAGCCTGCTGTTCACCAATGCGGGAATGGTGCAGTTCAAGAACGTATTCCTCGGCCAAGAGAAACGCGACTACACCCGCGCTGCCTCGTCGCAGAAATGCGTGCGCGCCGGCGGCAAGCACAACGACCTGGAAATGGTCGGGCGCACGGCGCGCCATCATACCTTCTTCGAGATGCTGGGCAACTTTTCGTTCGGCGACTACTTCAAGAAGGAAGCCATCGCCTACGCGTGGGAATTTTTGACCGAGATCGTAAAACTGCCGAAGGACAAGCTCTACATCTCCATCTACAAGGACGACGAAGACGCGTTCCAGATCTGGAAAAACGACATCGGCCTCGCCGACGACCGCATCTACCGCCTGGGTGAGGAGGACAACTTCTGGGCGATGGGCAACACCGGGCCGTGCGGTCCCTGCTCGGAAATCTACATCGATCAGGGCGAGGCGCTCGGTTGCGGCAAGCCGACGTGTGCCGTCGGGTGCGACTGCGACCGCTATCTCGAAATCTGGAACCTCGTGTTCATGCAGTACGACCGCGACGAGGCGGGCAACATGGAACCGCTGCCCAGCCCGTGCATCGACACCGGGATGGGACTGGAACGCCTCGCCGCCGTACTGCAGGGCCAGCCCAGCAACTACGACTCCGACATCATGATGGGCCTCATCCAGCACGCGGCCAAGATCACCGGCAAGCCGTACAACGCCAGCCACGAAAACGACGTGTCCCTGCGCGTGATCGCGGACCACGCCCGTGCCGCCACGTTCCTCATCAACGACGGCGTCCTGCCGTCCAACGAGGGACGCGGCTATGTACTGCGCCGCATCATGCGCCGCGCTCTGCGCCACGGCAAACTGCTCGATCAGGAGAAACCGTTCTTCCATCACATCACCGAAGACGTGATCGAAAAGTTTCAGGACGTGTACGCCGACCTCAAGACCAACCGCGAGTTCATTCAGAAAGTGGTGACCAACGAGGAGGTCAGCTTCAACAACACCCTCACCTTCGGCACCGAGCGGCTGAACGAAATCCTCGACCGCCTGCGCCAGGAAAACAAAACCACGATCCCCGGTGAAGAAGTGTTCAAGCTGTACGACACCTTCGGCTTTCCGGTGGACCTCGTGGAAGAAACGGCGAAAGACACGGGCTTCGAACTCGACATGTCCGGCTTCGACCGCGCCATGAAGGAGCAGAGAGAGAAAGCCATGGCGTCGTGGAAGGGATCGGGCGAAAAACAGATCGCGCCCATTTACACGAAGATCGTGCAGGAACACGGCGGCACGCTGTTCGACGGCTACGGTGGGACGGAAGGCGAAGGCCGTGTGCTGGCCCTGCTGAAAGACCAAAAACCCGTCGAGTCGGCAGGCGAAGGCGACGAGATCGAACTGGTGCTGGACGAAACGCCGTTTTACGGCGAGTCCGGCGGGCAGGTGGGCGACATCGGCTGGGCGTTTCACGACCGGGGACGGCTGGAGGTCACCGACACGCAGAAACCGCTCAACAACCTCATCGTGCACAAGGCGAAGGTGACGCAGGGCACGGTTTCGAAAGGCGACGCGCTCAATTTGCAGGTGGACGCGCGCAAGCGCATCGACACCGCCAACAACCATTCCGCCACACACCTTCTGCACGCGGCGCTCAAGGAAGTGCTCGGGCCGCACGTCAAGCAGGCGGGGTCGCTGGTCGAAGCCGACCGCCTTCGTTTCGACTACACGCATTTTTCGCCACTGACGGAAGAAGAGCGCGAGCGCATCGAGGCGCTGGTCAACGAACAGATCCGCGCCAATCACGAAGTCGAGACCAAGGTCGTGTCGATGGAGGACGCGCTGGAGGAAGGCGCGGTGGCGCTGTTCGGCGAGAAGTACGACGACCACGTGCGCGTGGTCAACGTTCCCGGCTTCAGCAAGGAACTCTGCGGCGGCACCCACGTGCCCGCCACCGGCACCATCGGGTTCTTCAAGATCACGCATGAAGGCGGCATCGCCTCCGGCGTGCGGCGCATCGAGGCGGTGACAGGTTCGCGCGCCTACGAGTGGTTGCAGAACGAGTTCGGCCAGCTCTCCGGCATCCGCAAACTGCTCAAGGCCCAGCCGAACGAAGAGGTCAACAAGATCAAGAAAATGATGGACCGCCAGCGCGAACTGGAGAAAGAGATCAGCGCCCTCAAGGACAAGCTCATCAGCGGCAAGGGCGGCGGCGCGAGCCTGATGGACGAGGTGAAGCAGGTGAGCGGGGTGTCGCTATTGGTCAAGAAGCTGGAAGGTATGGACGCCAAGACCCTGCGCTCGTTCATCGACAACGCCAAGAACCAGATCCAGTCCGGGGTCGTCGTGGCCGGGTCCAACGACAACGGCAAGGTGATGCTGGCCGCCGGGGTGACGAAAGACCTCACCGACCGCTTTCATGCCGGGAACATATTGAAGGAGATTGCCGGCATCGTCGGCGGCAGTGGCGGCGGTCGGCCGGACATGGCACAGGCGGGAGGCAGCCAGCCGGAAAAGCTCGACGACGCGCTCAACGCCGTGCCGGGTCTTCTCGAAAAATAA
- a CDS encoding ABC transporter ATP-binding protein, which produces MKYVRQLARFLHPYRTMLFWGSILLILASATNLAIPLFVKQLVDVVMVKKDVELLNDMAWIIALLFLSQMLFSTAHNYLYDITEKRVTTDFRKRIFRHIHKLSMSFFVKRRTGEIMSRMTNDISTIEGVITDLPATVLQQSIRLFGGIIIIIYMNWKLTFMILVLAPILVLFARYYGKRLRALSTEIQDKLSNSTTILEENLSGMAVVKSFVKQKLEIDRFEAAVEDSFESAKKRVKISAFFGPSIGFIAFITALVLLWYGGHQVIAGNISPGELIAFILYATIIAGPMGSFARLYTRIQEALGASQRIFDILNTEGEVKDIPGAQPMPAIVGKVEVKNLHFHYRPDQEVLKGLNFTAEPGEMVALVGPSGAGKTTLINLLHRFYDPVEGEICVDGIPIHTVQLSSYLQQVALVPQETLLFGGTIEENIRYAKPEASEEEIVEAAKSANADAFIRACPDGYRTIVGEKGIRLSAGQRQRIAIARAILKNPHMLILDEATSALDNESEKLIQEALERLMKGKTSFVIAHRLSTIHNADRIIVLEHGQVVEMGRHQELMDKEGLYHYLYTLKSYQLEHEPEALDEADL; this is translated from the coding sequence ATGAAATACGTAAGACAACTCGCCCGTTTTCTGCACCCCTACCGCACCATGCTGTTCTGGGGGAGCATCCTGCTGATCCTCGCGTCCGCCACCAACCTGGCGATCCCGTTGTTCGTCAAACAACTGGTGGACGTGGTGATGGTGAAGAAGGATGTGGAACTGCTGAACGACATGGCGTGGATCATCGCCCTGCTGTTCCTTTCGCAGATGCTGTTCAGCACCGCGCACAATTACCTGTACGACATCACTGAGAAGCGCGTCACCACCGACTTCCGCAAGCGCATCTTCCGCCACATCCACAAACTGTCGATGAGCTTTTTCGTCAAGCGCAGGACCGGCGAGATCATGTCGCGCATGACCAATGACATCTCCACCATCGAGGGCGTCATCACCGACCTGCCCGCGACAGTGCTGCAGCAGTCGATCCGCCTGTTCGGCGGCATCATTATCATCATCTACATGAACTGGAAGCTGACGTTCATGATTCTCGTGCTCGCACCGATACTGGTTCTGTTCGCGCGTTACTATGGCAAGCGCCTGCGGGCGTTGTCCACGGAGATCCAGGACAAGCTTTCCAACTCCACCACCATCCTGGAGGAAAACCTGAGCGGCATGGCGGTGGTGAAATCGTTCGTCAAACAGAAGCTGGAGATCGACCGCTTCGAGGCGGCGGTGGAGGACAGTTTTGAGTCGGCGAAGAAGCGAGTGAAGATTTCCGCGTTCTTTGGCCCGTCGATCGGATTCATCGCCTTCATCACCGCGCTGGTTCTCTTATGGTACGGCGGGCACCAGGTGATTGCGGGCAACATCAGCCCGGGCGAACTGATCGCCTTCATCCTGTACGCCACCATCATCGCCGGGCCCATGGGCAGTTTCGCCCGGTTGTACACGCGTATTCAGGAAGCGCTGGGGGCGAGCCAGCGCATTTTCGACATATTGAATACGGAGGGTGAAGTCAAGGACATCCCCGGTGCCCAGCCCATGCCGGCCATCGTCGGCAAGGTCGAGGTGAAGAACCTGCATTTCCACTACAGGCCGGACCAGGAAGTATTGAAGGGGCTGAATTTCACCGCCGAGCCAGGCGAGATGGTGGCATTGGTTGGCCCCAGCGGCGCCGGCAAGACCACGCTCATCAACCTCCTGCACCGCTTTTACGATCCGGTGGAAGGTGAGATTTGTGTGGACGGCATCCCCATCCACACCGTGCAGTTGAGCAGCTATTTGCAGCAGGTGGCGCTGGTGCCGCAGGAGACCCTGCTGTTTGGAGGCACCATTGAAGAAAACATCCGCTACGCCAAGCCGGAGGCCAGCGAGGAAGAGATCGTCGAGGCGGCGAAGAGCGCCAACGCCGACGCCTTCATCCGCGCCTGCCCGGACGGCTACCGGACCATCGTCGGGGAAAAGGGAATCCGCCTGTCGGCGGGGCAGAGGCAGAGGATCGCCATCGCCCGCGCCATTCTCAAAAACCCGCACATGTTGATCCTGGACGAAGCCACCTCGGCGCTGGACAACGAGTCGGAAAAGCTCATTCAGGAGGCCCTGGAGCGGCTGATGAAGGGCAAAACCTCGTTTGTGATCGCCCATCGGCTGTCCACCATCCACAATGCCGACCGGATCATCGTGCTGGAACACGGACAGGTGGTGGAAATGGGCCGTCACCAGGAGTTGATGGACAAGGAGGGGCTGTATCACTACCTCTACACCCTCAAAAGCTACCAGCTGGAGCACGAGCCCGAGGCCCTGGACGAGGCGGATCTGTAG
- a CDS encoding DUF262 domain-containing protein yields the protein MNPLSEENWEVDETEESEQREQDVIKFQITYYPADFTLRGYFDKIENGQLEIPPFQRNYVWDRVQASKLIESFLLGLPVPGVFLYKERKTNKLRVIDGQQRIISVVRFFKNEFENQLFRLKNINAKWEGKTFEELSEPDRFQLDDTVLRATVVQQIDPGDDSSIYHIFERLNTGGMKLNPMEIRKCVYFSDLFMTLQEMNKFEQWRKILGKPHEDKRFRDVELILRILALKDEWELYEKPMKQFLNNFMSTNKNLTFDKNKTYFEGLKREFSGVCEFIFRNLGAKPFHIRGRLNYAVMDSIMVTAYDAIGSVKDFKDRYSSLLEDKVYFENVTKNTSDEATVRQRFKKAQEYLVE from the coding sequence ATGAATCCATTAAGTGAGGAAAACTGGGAAGTTGATGAAACCGAGGAATCAGAACAAAGAGAGCAAGATGTAATTAAATTTCAAATAACATACTACCCAGCTGATTTTACGCTTCGAGGCTATTTTGACAAGATCGAAAATGGACAGTTGGAGATCCCTCCTTTTCAGCGAAATTATGTTTGGGATAGAGTCCAAGCAAGTAAGTTGATTGAATCGTTTTTGCTAGGACTTCCTGTTCCTGGAGTTTTTTTATATAAGGAACGAAAAACTAACAAGCTAAGAGTGATAGATGGGCAACAAAGAATCATCTCAGTAGTTCGGTTTTTCAAGAATGAATTTGAAAACCAGCTGTTTAGATTGAAAAACATTAATGCTAAATGGGAAGGAAAGACATTTGAGGAATTAAGTGAGCCTGATCGATTTCAGTTAGATGACACGGTTTTGCGAGCAACAGTGGTTCAGCAGATTGATCCAGGTGATGACTCGAGTATTTATCACATTTTTGAGCGACTTAATACTGGTGGTATGAAGTTGAACCCTATGGAGATAAGGAAGTGCGTTTACTTTAGTGATTTGTTTATGACATTGCAAGAAATGAATAAATTTGAGCAATGGAGGAAAATTTTAGGGAAGCCACATGAAGATAAAAGGTTTAGGGATGTGGAGTTGATTTTAAGAATATTAGCATTAAAGGATGAGTGGGAATTGTACGAAAAGCCCATGAAGCAATTTTTAAATAACTTTATGTCAACGAATAAGAATTTAACTTTTGATAAAAATAAGACTTACTTTGAAGGCTTGAAGAGGGAATTTAGTGGTGTTTGTGAGTTTATTTTTCGAAATCTTGGCGCTAAACCGTTTCATATTCGAGGTCGTTTAAATTATGCGGTAATGGATTCGATTATGGTAACAGCTTATGATGCCATTGGGTCGGTTAAGGATTTTAAGGATAGATATTCAAGCTTATTAGAGGATAAAGTTTATTTTGAAAATGTCACCAAAAATACCAGTGATGAAGCCACAGTTAGGCAGAGATTTAAAAAGGCTCAAGAATACTTGGTGGAATAA
- a CDS encoding KpsF/GutQ family sugar-phosphate isomerase, translating to MQPLKKDPGGKDEALRMMDEARRVLQNESDSIAQLKERIDATFVEVVHRLDACQGHVVVLGIGKSGLIGQKIAATFSSIGLPALFLHAAEASHGDLGIIGKEDLLLAISNSGETEELVRLLPIINRRKCTLVAMTGRPDSTLARRADFVLNVGVKEEACPLNLVPTSSTTATLAMGDALALVLLEKRGFRPEDFAQHHPGGSLGRRLLTTVEDLMHSGDEVPKVAEDANLPAIITEMSRKRLGTTLVVDGSGLLSGIITDGDLRRLMESGKDFQSIRARDLMSRTPKCVGKDHMATKAVQFMDEHSITCVVVSDDGKAIDGIIHLHDLLKAGVI from the coding sequence ATGCAACCGTTGAAAAAAGATCCCGGCGGCAAGGACGAAGCGCTTCGCATGATGGACGAGGCCCGGCGCGTATTGCAGAACGAAAGCGACTCGATCGCCCAGCTCAAGGAGCGCATCGACGCCACCTTCGTCGAAGTCGTCCACCGCCTCGACGCCTGCCAGGGCCACGTCGTCGTGCTCGGCATCGGCAAGTCCGGCCTCATCGGCCAGAAGATCGCCGCCACCTTTTCCAGCATCGGCCTGCCCGCGCTCTTTTTGCACGCGGCGGAAGCCAGCCACGGCGACCTCGGCATCATCGGCAAGGAAGACCTCCTGCTCGCCATCTCCAACAGCGGCGAGACGGAAGAACTGGTGCGCCTGCTCCCCATCATCAACCGCCGGAAATGCACGCTGGTGGCAATGACGGGGCGGCCCGACTCCACTCTCGCCCGGCGCGCCGACTTCGTACTGAACGTCGGCGTGAAAGAAGAAGCCTGTCCGCTGAACCTGGTGCCGACCTCCAGCACCACCGCCACCCTCGCCATGGGCGACGCGCTGGCGCTGGTCCTTCTGGAGAAACGCGGCTTCCGGCCGGAAGATTTCGCCCAGCACCACCCCGGCGGCAGTCTCGGCCGCAGGCTCCTCACCACCGTCGAAGACCTGATGCATTCCGGCGACGAGGTGCCGAAGGTGGCCGAAGACGCCAACCTGCCCGCCATCATCACCGAAATGAGCCGCAAACGCCTCGGCACCACGCTGGTGGTGGATGGCAGCGGCCTGCTATCCGGCATCATCACCGACGGCGACCTCCGGCGGCTGATGGAGTCCGGCAAGGATTTCCAGTCCATCCGCGCCCGCGACCTGATGTCACGCACGCCGAAATGCGTCGGCAAGGACCACATGGCGACGAAGGCAGTGCAGTTCATGGACGAGCACAGCATCACCTGCGTGGTCGTCTCCGACGACGGCAAAGCGATCGATGGCATCATCCACCTGCACGACCTGCTGAAGGCCGGGGTCATATAA